One part of the Lotus japonicus ecotype B-129 chromosome 2, LjGifu_v1.2 genome encodes these proteins:
- the LOC130736446 gene encoding probable WRKY transcription factor 27 produces MSSEDWNLFSIVRNGKDVTFITPNTNIEIIPNTVPNTISPQETTTLFPIRQENDSSPFYDIVQPRTNGIQELRQALLNFINPTTTTTTTTIINTSGNAINLNPNSTFSNLTGICGQQQMEQGLHHLVPVLTTCDPIGASSPGLNIFHQKQQQPLLQQHQPQVPKTSSIALPTHVPQTSPMAQPNVQHQVPQTNLVAFSKTETQAPKRRRLTDQMKTVRQVTTDKITNDMWAWRKYGQKPIKGSPHPRSYYKCRSMKTCDAKKLVERSKTDSSMFIVTYVGDHDHRNPPHQNMLCGTSRLHPLATHLPSTSQTKTPTNIGSVSLSAISPMLVSDLLENGDKIVNHGKPEGPDPRIEPKPVTDDDDDDILIPISDLLENGDKMINHGVPESPNPEMEPKSVSDDDDDILIPNLAAMSNIFEMGYQSFDVRAIYMG; encoded by the exons ATGTCCAGTGAGGATTGGAATCTCTTTTCCATTGTCCGCAACGGAAAAGATGTCACCTTTATTACTCCAAACACCAATATAGAAATTATACCCAACACAGTTCCAAATACCATATCCCCTCAAGAAACCACAACCCTTTTTCCAATTAGACAAGAAAATGACTCATCCCCTTTTTATGATATTGTGCAACCTAGAACCAATGGGATCCAAGAGCTACGCCAAGCACTACTGAATTTCAttaaccccaccaccaccactacgaCCACCACAATCATTAACACTAGTGGTAATGCCATCAATCTCAATCCTAACTCTACTTTCTCTAACCTTACAGGAATCTGTGGACAACAACAGATGGAGCAAGGCCTCCATCATCTTGTGCCTGTTCTCACAACATGCGATCCCATTGGAGCCTCCAGTCCTGGCCTTAACATattccatcaaaaacaacaacaaccccTACTCCAGCAACACCAACCCCAAGTACCCAAGACCAGTTCTATAGCTCTACCAACTCATGTTCCCCAAACAAGTCCTATGGCTCAGCCAAACGTCCAACACCAAGTACCCCAAACCAATCTTGTGGCTTTTTCAAAGACCGAAACCCAAGCACCCAAACGAAGAag GTTAACGGATCAGATGAAAACAGTTCGGCAGGTGACCACTGACAAAATAACAAATGATATGTGGGCATGGAGAAAATATGGACAAAAACCCATCAAAGGTTCTCCGCATCCAAG GAGTTATTACAAATGCCGCAGCATGAAAACATGTGACGCGAAAAAGCTAGTGGAGCGAAGCAAGACAGACTCGAGCATGTTTATTGTGACATACGTCGGGGATCACGATCACAGGAATCCGCCTCACCAGAACATGCTTTGCGGCACCTCACGGCTCCATCCTTTAGCGACCCATTTACCCAGCACATCGCAAACCAAGACACCCACCAACATTGGAAGCGTTAGTTTATCTGCTATTTCTCCCATGCTGGTGTCAGATCTGCTGGAGAACGGTGACAAAATAGTAAATCATGGAAAACCTGAAGGCCCTGACCCGAGAATAGAACCTAAGCCAGTCaccgatgatgatgatgatgacattcTAATACCCATATCAGATCTGCTGGAGAACGGTGACAAAATGATTAACCATGGAGTACCTGAAAGCCCTAACCCAGAAATGGAACCTAAATCAGTCtccgatgatgatgatgacattcTAATACCCAATTTAGCTGCCATGTCTAACATCTTCGAAATGGGATATCAATCTTTTGACGTTAGAGCCATCTACATGGGCTAG